GAGGATGGCTCAGTCGATACAAAAACTCGCTGTTCTGCACGTCCTTGTTTTTTGTAACAAGATGGTAGGTGCCCAGCCTTGTGCCGTTAGCCAGTGGTTTGTGGAGATTAAAAGAAAGCGTGGAATCATCAAATGTCGCATGTTCGGACAGTACATGCTTGGTAACAGTCCAAAACTGTTTGCCGATCCGGTCGAGCTTTTCCTGTGTGCCAATCAGATTGCCTTTCAATCTTTCATGAACGTCTTCATCGAAGTGTTCCAGCAGGACTTTTCTGGTATCTTTCAACTTAGTCTGGATAGATTCTTCCAGTTCTTTTTGAAGGGCTGCAAAGGCGCTTTGTATTTCATTTTCAGTCCGGCATTCCTGATAAATATCCAACACGCGCCGTTCAAAATCCACACCTGACTCGATGGAGCCAAGAACGTCGTCCGAGGCACCAAAAACGCCACTGAAAAGATTGAATTTATGCTCCAGGAGTTCATGTACCCGTCTGTCGGCCTCATTCTTTTCATTGAGAAAGTTGATAACAACGACATCATGCTTTTGCCCATAACGGTGACAACGACCAATGCGCTGCTCGATCCGTTGAGGGTTCCAAGGTAAATCGAAATTGATCACCATGGAACAAAACTGCATATTCAACCCTTCAGCTCCGGCTTCAGTTGCGATCAAAATGCTTGCACTTTTTTTGAAGTGATCAAGGATTGCCGCCCTCATATCAACTTGCCTTGACCCGGTAATGCGGCCTGTATCTCTGTTGGCCTCCAGCCAGTCTATATAGATTTTTCCGGTTGAATCATCTTTGTTGGTGCCGTTGAAGGTAACGACCTGATCTGAAAATCCTTGGTTATTCAGATGGTTCAAAAGCCAATCCTGAGTTCTCCGCGATTCAGTAAAAATGACGGCCTTTCGGGCCGCACCCATCTCAGTCATTTTCTGGAAACCGACATCAAGTGCTGTGAGTAAAGCTTTGGATTTAGTGTCTATTCCTATGCTTCGCGCCCATCCGATATATTGATCGATCTCGTTTACTTCATTCCTAAGACGGGCAATATCAATCTTCTCTTCCTGAGCAGGTGCGTTGTTTTCCGGGATAATGTCACTAATATCATCCTCTTCATCTTCAAGTATTTCATCCAACAAGTCTTCATCGATATCTGCCTGTTTGATTAATAGCTCTGAAACTGAACGGCCTTTTTTTGCATTTTCTAAAAGCCCCAATAAGCGCTCCCTTATGATTTCAAGGGTACCGGCAAGTGCGGTCGGTGACGATGCCAGTACCTTTCGAATAAGTAGGATCAACAGGTGCTTTTGTCTGGCAGGAAAGGCATATGTATCATCACGCATTAAATATTTGGAGACAGCCTCATACAGCTTATGCTCCTGCTCTGTAGGCTTAAACGGGCGCGTGATCAGCTTACGTTCTGTATAAGGAACATACTCAATCACTTGACTTCTAAGTGTGCGCCAGCAAAAGCCTTGAAGGCGATCGCGAAGTCCGGAAACGTCCCCTCCATAATTGATGTACTGAGTTCTGAAAGACGCAAGATCTCCAAAAATGTTCTCATCTATAAGGGTTGAAAGGCCGTAAAGTTCGAGAAGAGAATTTTGCAGCGGAGTAGCGGTTAAGAGTAGTTTTTTTCTGTCTAATGTAGCTTGTCTGACAGCCTGACCAATCCGGTTGCTTTCCCTATATGCGTTTCTTAGTTTGTGCGCTTCATCAATGACAACAAGATTCCATGGGATGGCTCGAATGTCCATGGCCTTGCTGGCCACAAAGTGCATGGAGCAAATGATGATTTTTCGTTCATCGAAAGGATTCGGATTACCTGCTTTTTGTGAATCCCGATAGGTTTTGGCATCAAGGATCTGGCTGGGTAAATTGAATTTTTCCTCCAGCTCCACGGCCCACTGCTTACGAAGGGAGGCAGGACAAACGACCAATAGTTTTCGACAGTTTTCAGCCCAGCTTTGACAGATCACCAGCCCGGCCTCAATGGTTTTACCAAGACCGACTTCATCAGCCAGCAGAACGCCCTTGGATAATGGAGATCTTAAAGCAAAGAGCGCCGCCTCGATCTGGTGCGGGTTCAGGTCAACACAAGCGTCAAACAAGGCACGGCCAAGGCGGTCTACGCCTTTGCCTCCAGCTCGAGTCAATTCATGAGCGAAATATTTGGAATGAAACTTCGTCATATTGATTTACTCTTTGTTGTTTTCTTCTTTGAAATCACTCGCTTTTCCTTCACGAACCCAGGTATCGACCTCGTCTTTCTTGAATTTCCAAAGACGGCCGATTTTATGGGCAGGCATGCCTTTCTCGCTTATCCACTTATAGACGGTATCTCGCTTGATCCCGAGATAGTCTCCAATTTCATCTACGGACAACCATCTGTCTTCCATTTTCGACTCCATCATTCTTTGAGGGCCGTCCAAACGGCTCGTCAAGTTGTTTAACCGGACGGCATCCCATAGGGGCACAATCCGGCTACATTAGGTTAAACAGGGTTAAAGATATATAGATGAAATGAAAAAATCAAGTTTTCTTTCCGGATTTAACCGAGTTTAGCCGAATTTCTTGCCGTCCCAGTACCCACGGGGAAGGTGAAAACTGCCTCGGAGGATATGGTCGAGGACAAAAAGAAACGCCCCGAAAGCGTGCGGGCGTTCCGGGGCGTTGGCTGTTTTTCACGGATGGGATTGGGTCAGGAGCCCGGGCTTTCACCTGTAATCAGGCTGGTGTGAATCTCCTTATTCTGGGATTCATCCTGCTTCATTTTCTCCAGAAAGGCGGTGCAGGCTTCAGCCTCATCGAGCGGCAATCCGAGTTCCTCTTCCAACCGGCTCAACCTGTGGTGCAGGTTTTCGATCAGATTGAAGGAGTGATCCCGGACCAGTCCTTCCCGTTTTTCCTGTGGAGACGGGATGAATTCCGTCATCCCGCCACGGCGTTTAACGATCATCTCATGCCCTCCATCAGCTCAGGGTTGCACCGAGGGAGTGAATTCTCGGATAGGTTAAGGCGCTTCCGGTCATCTCGGCTTTGTAGCGAACCTTGTTTCCCGATGGATCACTGAAGATTCGGACCAGCGTGTATTCGGTCCAGTCTTCATCGATGGGTCGGGTGTCGTCGATGGTCATGGCTTCCCATGTCTCACCGCCATCATTGGAGGCGAACCACTGAACACTGGTGCCGCTGGGGATATCCATCTGAGTGTAGACCTTGGTGGATTCCACACCCTGCGTCAGCTCGTTCTCACGGGTCAAATAGGTGCCTGCGGTGTTGTTGAGGTAGCCAATCAGGTTGACATCCCGGAAGTTGAGCGCCGGAGTGTCGTTTCCCATGCCGGTACTGAAGCGCACCCGGACCAAAACGCCATTGGCCAGATTGGGCAGACGCTCTTCCTCGGCCGGAACGACCGCATCCCATGTCGCGCCACCATCGGTGGAGTATTCCCAGATGAGATGAGTACCTTCCGGGATGGCCGAGTATTCATCGATATTCAGATCAGAGAACTGCACACCGCTGACCGGCTGGAACTGGACCGTGCCTTCATTCTCGAACTCATAGCCGTAGAGCTTCATGGTGAGGTCGGAGCCGTTGAGCGGCGTCCAGGTCTCGGCATTGGAGCTTTCCAGAAGCACACCTTCGGCATAGGTCTGCCGGGTGATAATGCCCTGACGGCCAGTTTTTCCGAGGGTGGCGGTGCGCACTTTGTAGTTGGTGCTGTTGGTCAGCAGGACCACCGCATAGCTGGTATTGGCTTCCGCGTAGAACGGGTCGTCGAAGCTGATCTTGGTTTCACCGCCGAGATTGATTTCCGACGGCGCGATCACCTTTTCTGCAAAGATGGTGTCGTTGGGCAATCCGGTGGTGACACCTCGAATCTGAACCGTTACCGGAATGGAGGCGTCACGCTCGGTGAACTGAATCCCCACTGCCGAGAGCACCCGATTTTCCGTGAAGCTGAA
The window above is part of the Desulfatibacillum aliphaticivorans DSM 15576 genome. Proteins encoded here:
- a CDS encoding SNF2-related protein; this translates as MTKFHSKYFAHELTRAGGKGVDRLGRALFDACVDLNPHQIEAALFALRSPLSKGVLLADEVGLGKTIEAGLVICQSWAENCRKLLVVCPASLRKQWAVELEEKFNLPSQILDAKTYRDSQKAGNPNPFDERKIIICSMHFVASKAMDIRAIPWNLVVIDEAHKLRNAYRESNRIGQAVRQATLDRKKLLLTATPLQNSLLELYGLSTLIDENIFGDLASFRTQYINYGGDVSGLRDRLQGFCWRTLRSQVIEYVPYTERKLITRPFKPTEQEHKLYEAVSKYLMRDDTYAFPARQKHLLILLIRKVLASSPTALAGTLEIIRERLLGLLENAKKGRSVSELLIKQADIDEDLLDEILEDEEDDISDIIPENNAPAQEEKIDIARLRNEVNEIDQYIGWARSIGIDTKSKALLTALDVGFQKMTEMGAARKAVIFTESRRTQDWLLNHLNNQGFSDQVVTFNGTNKDDSTGKIYIDWLEANRDTGRITGSRQVDMRAAILDHFKKSASILIATEAGAEGLNMQFCSMVINFDLPWNPQRIEQRIGRCHRYGQKHDVVVINFLNEKNEADRRVHELLEHKFNLFSGVFGASDDVLGSIESGVDFERRVLDIYQECRTENEIQSAFAALQKELEESIQTKLKDTRKVLLEHFDEDVHERLKGNLIGTQEKLDRIGKQFWTVTKHVLSEHATFDDSTLSFNLHKPLANGTRLGTYHLVTKNKDVQNSEFLYRLSHPLGEHVIQTGKDLLCPVSTVVFDITNNPTKISVIESLKGRSGWLTLSKLEISSFESEEYLLFSAIDDAGGNLGQETIEKLFNCIGYDSQETSLPEPIRQRLCADSERHIKATITRNLEDNNKHLSEACIQLDKWAEDMEKAAAKEMDDTKRKIADIRRKVRLAPTMQEQSELQTELKKLETLRRRQQQKIFDVEDEIAEKRDSLVEQLTKRMDQKTETETLFTIRWIVK
- the mads1 gene encoding methylation-associated defense system helix-turn-helix domain-containing protein MAD1 gives rise to the protein MEDRWLSVDEIGDYLGIKRDTVYKWISEKGMPAHKIGRLWKFKKDEVDTWVREGKASDFKEENNKE